ATCAATCGTAAACCGCGGTCTCCGTACACGCCATTGCTTTTTACGGTTGGTAATAGTCAGTGAATCCTTCAAAAGTTCACCCTGCATGTACCCGAATTCATAATGTGTTCCCCTGAATTGAATAATATCACTATAGATTTTTTTCAAAAATAACTCCCCATTCATGAAACTATTTATGTATTATTCCGTATATACATATGTACCATATCACAACACAGGAGCTGAAATCATGACAGGAATCTTAACAACTACTATCCTATCTTTCATTTTATACGCACTTCTGGCAGGTGCCATTATTGTCAAAAACACGAAAACAAGGGCAGTGACGAGCAAATTTGCAGGAATTGTCTTTATCGTTCTTTTCATCATCGCGGGTATCATGAACTATGTCATCCTGCTTCCAATCACTGTTCCAAACATGGTGATATCCAATATTGTTATTGCCGGTGCAGGTATTTTCCTGCTTTACGGAATGACTTCAGCCAAATTTCCGAAAAAAGCACGCGGAACATATGAAACGTCATTGGGATTAATCATTATTCTGGCTGTTTTGTCCGTACCGACTATTCTCGTACTCGGGGTATTAACGCTCGATGATTCCTATGAATCGATTGCCAAGGAAGATGTAAAAGAAGCGAAGCCAATGGACAAAGAAGCCACACCAATCGCGGTATCACCCGAATTCGCACGTAATAAAATGCAAAAATCAATGGGCGTCGTTCCCAACACGCAATTTTATGATCTTGGAAAATTACAGGTGCAAAAGATTGACGGCGAAATCGTTTTTGTAGCACCACTCGAATTCACCGGGTTCTGGAAGTACTTCCGCGGCAAAGAAACGGAAGGATACTTTACCATTTCGGCAACAAACGTTAATGCACAGCCGGAGTTTTTTGAAAGTAAAATGCGTTATACCAATTCCAGCTACCTTAATCATAATGTGCAGCGGACCATTTATGGGGCTTATCCGAACTATATTCAAAGCGGCGAAGCACAAATCGAAGTAGATGAAGACGGTAAACCATGGTATGTCCAAACTCTGTATCAGCCAATTGGACTGACAAATAAACCGGACATGAGTGATTTGCATGTTGCTGTCGTTGACCCTGTAACAAGTGAAGTTAACCTGTATGAAACTAACGAAGCACCCGACTTTATCGATGGATCAATCAGCTCGGAAATTGCAAGTGACGAGAATGAGTATTTCGGTAAATATGTCCACGGCTGGCTGAATTCGATATTTGGTAAAAAAGACGTGAAAATACCGAACGAATCAGGTACGGAAACCAGTGTCACCCCTATTTTTAATGAGCAGGGCGATATGTATTACTTTACCGATATGGCATCACCGAAGGAAAATATCGACTCAGCACTCGGATACACATTAATTAATGCGCGTACAGGTGAGCTGACTTATTATAACGGGAAGAAAAACAATGGAATTATGGACAGTAAAGGTGCAAAAGAGATTGTTAACAAGCAATTTCCTGAGAAAAACTGGAATGGCTCGATGCCGATACTGTACAACATTGACGGAAATCC
The genomic region above belongs to Virgibacillus doumboii and contains:
- a CDS encoding DNA-binding protein produces the protein MTGILTTTILSFILYALLAGAIIVKNTKTRAVTSKFAGIVFIVLFIIAGIMNYVILLPITVPNMVISNIVIAGAGIFLLYGMTSAKFPKKARGTYETSLGLIIILAVLSVPTILVLGVLTLDDSYESIAKEDVKEAKPMDKEATPIAVSPEFARNKMQKSMGVVPNTQFYDLGKLQVQKIDGEIVFVAPLEFTGFWKYFRGKETEGYFTISATNVNAQPEFFESKMRYTNSSYLNHNVQRTIYGAYPNYIQSGEAQIEVDEDGKPWYVQTLYQPIGLTNKPDMSDLHVAVVDPVTSEVNLYETNEAPDFIDGSISSEIASDENEYFGKYVHGWLNSIFGKKDVKIPNESGTETSVTPIFNEQGDMYYFTDMASPKENIDSALGYTLINARTGELTYYNGKKNNGIMDSKGAKEIVNKQFPEKNWNGSMPILYNIDGNPTWVVNVLDPNGLFKRYAYIKADDADFAVFGDTARETLEAYRLQLAQNPSNVEATGESNLKTVQGEVNRVLVSTQEKTGQVVQFILKGDQTIYTINAGKEPLALFMKSGDRVTLEALIRDNGTGIVESIEIEELMK